A single window of Gossypium arboreum isolate Shixiya-1 chromosome 13, ASM2569848v2, whole genome shotgun sequence DNA harbors:
- the LOC108463556 gene encoding uncharacterized protein LOC108463556 — MANQLGSLMESIKSKIRALKKSKPNKPYIKMDKSASVKVEIRSRKARKLIDKTLKVADQPGKRSIS; from the coding sequence ATGGCGAACCAGTTGGGGAGCTTGATGGAATCAATAAAGTCAAAGATAAGGGCACTAAAAAAGTCAAAGCCGAATAAACCGTACATAAAGATGGACAAGAGCGCCAGCGTTAAAGTGGAGATCCGAAGCCGGAAGGCAAGGAAACTTATCGACAAGACCTTGAAGGTCGCCGATCAGCCAGGCAAGCGCTCCATTTCATAA
- the LOC108462633 gene encoding L10-interacting MYB domain-containing protein-like, whose amino-acid sequence MICVLQVGGSEVPTSSVSVEADKGQHQHKQKLIGNRVLQLIQIDGLVKPMKEWRLWRELLKESPGIGWCPSKKTIDATEEWWAEKIQENPDFKGFKKKGIEPRLNDLMWQMFGGIVATGENAWAPSSGVLPNENSNENEGIPPNEVPSNPSHETPNRRKETLGVVHGKGKKSSSSRKSSRNSLATHIEKLCESMSSPRKSVNEIIFPHSQYTISNAMDALRDLGDEIPKKDELYYFAIKMFQISVKREVFLNLDPDVRVWWLRREYAEQNPIASFSSLLATSSFPFQLYHPPPPP is encoded by the exons ATGATTTGTGTCTTGCAAGTTGGAGGCTCTGAGGTGCCTACTTCATCTGTTAGTGTAGAAGCAGACAAG GGGCAGCATCAACATAAGCAGAAACTGATAGGTAATCGAGTCCTACAGTTAATACAGATAGATGGGTTGGTAAAACCAATGAAG GAATGGAGGTTATGGAGGGAGTTGCTTAAGGAATCTCCAGGTATTGGATGGTGTCCATCTAAAAAGACGATCGATGCTACCGAAGAATGGTGGGCTGAAAAAATACAG GAAAATCCTGATTTTAAAGGATTTAAGAAGAAAGGAATTGAACCACGATTGAATGATTTAATGTGGCAAATGTTTGGTGGCATTGTAGCTACTGGAGAGAATGCATGGGCACCTTCGTCTGGCGTTCTTCCAA ATGAAAATAGTAATGAGAATGAAGGTATCCCTCCTAATGAGGTACCATCAAACCCTTCTCATGAAACTCCTAATCGAAGAAAGGAAACACTTGGGGTTGTACACGGTAAAGGAAAAAAATCAAGTTCAAGtagaaaatcatcaagaaattCATTAGCTACTCATATTGAGAAATTGTGTGAGAGTATGTCTAGTCCAAGGAAGTCagtgaatgaaattatttttcctCACTCTCAATATACTATTTCAAATGCAATGGATGCTTTGCGTGATTTGGGAGATGAAATTCCAAAAAAAGATGAACTGTACTATTTTGCCATCAAAATGTTCCAAATATCGGTGAAACGAGAAGTGTTTTTGAACTTAGATCCAGATGTTAGGGTTTGGTGGCTTCGACGTGAGTATGCTGAACAAAATCCAATTGCATCATTTTCATCCTTGTTAGCAACATCCTCATTTCCCTTCCAACTATACCATCCACCACCTCCACCATAA